GAGAATCGTCCTGAAAATAAACCGAGGCTATCCGATCTGAGGGAATCAGGTGCGATTGAGCAGGATGCCGATGCTGTGATTCTCTTGCTTCGACGCGAATATTATAATCCGGAGGATTCTCCAGGAGAGGCCGATATTATTATTGCTAAACAAAGAAATGGTCCGACAGGGGATATGAAATTGACCTTTGTCAGTGAGTTTACTCGTTTTGAGAACCATAGTCCAAGAGAGGAAGGGGAATAATCATGAAGAGATTAGTTTATATCGTATTGGCTGTGTTTGGAATTTTATCGCTGGGGTTCTCCTTTGCTCAAGAAAAGGAGAAGGTTGTAAAAAAAGTAGAGGTTGCAGGAAATCTTTCAGTCAATAAAGACCTTATTCTATCTCGTGTAAAGACGCATTCAGGAAGTGCTCTTCTCCAGTCGGACTTGGACGATGATTTAAAACGCCTTTATTCCATGGGCCATTTTTCGGATGTCGAAGTGGATGTCAAAGATGAATTCGATGGTTTTATCGTGACCTTTGTGGTTGTTGAAAAAGCGATTGTGAAGGAAATTGTTTTTGAGGGGAATAAGGCCTTTAATGAGAAAAAGCTAAAGAAACAGATGAAATTAAATATGGGGGATCGCATCAATGAAACTCAGCTTAAAGAAGATGTTCAGGCCATTAAAGACTTTTATAAAGATAAGGGTTATCCGAATACCAAGGTCGACTATTCTTTAAGTGTGGATAAGGAAATTGGCCATGCAGCGATTGTGATTCATGTTCAAGAAGGGGTTCGAGTCAAAGTCGATCGAGTCGCGTTTGTTGGGAATAAGGCCTTTCGTGAAAAGCGCTTGAGAAAAGTGTTGAAGACCCGTCGTCCGATTCTTTTCTTTGGAGGAAATTTCAAAGAAGATGTGTTTGAAGAGGATAAAGACCGATTGCTTGATTTCTATCGCTCTGAAGGATATATCGATGCCAAGATTGATGATGTTAAGACAAGTTATGATGCCTCTGGGAAAAAAATGACTTTAACGATTTATGTGACAGAGGGAAAACAGTATCAGGTAGGAGAAGTGGTTTTAGAAGGAAATACGACCTTTCCCTCTGCGGATATTGCAAAACTTTTTAAGATGACCTCAGGAATTATTTTTACTCCAGATAGGCTCAAAACGGATGTGAATCAAATTCGAGATTATTATTTGTCGAAAGGTTATGTGGATGCAACGGTTCGGCCTCAAACGGTCTTAAATGAAAAAACTCAAAGGATCGATGTTCTTTATTCCATTGAAGAATTGGGTATTTCTTATTTGGATCAGATTAAGATTCGAGGCAACACTAAAACGAAAGACATTGTGATTCGTCGTGAATTGGCTGTCAAGCCGGGCGAGGTTTTTAATGGCGTCAAAGTCCGTCGCAGTCAGGAACGGTTGATGAATTTGGGATATTTTAAGACGGTTTTAATGGATATTGAGCCGACGGACCGTCCTGAAAAGAAAAATCTTTTGGTGGATGTTGAGGAAACAAAGACAGGAGAAATTGGATTTGGCGTTGGATTTAGCTCAATTGATAATCTGATTGGATTTGTAGAAATGACTCAGAAAAATTTTGACTGGAAAAATTTTCCAACTTTTACCGGTGACGGTCAAAAATTGAGAATACGGGCTCAGGTTGGAACTAAGAGACAGGATTACACCTTGAGTTGGACAGAGCCATGGCTTTTTGATCGGCCTATTTCTTTTGGAATGGATCTTTATCGAAGGGACAGCCGTTTTTTGAGTGACGTCTACGACGAAAGAAGGACCGGAGGAGATCTTCGATTAGGGAAAAAGATTGTGGAGTTTGTAAGGGCAGATTTGACGTATAAATTAGAGGAAGATGAAATTCGACATGTCTCGGACAGTGCTTCAGATGCGATTAAACAGGAGGCAGGGACTTTTGATGTCAGCAGTATGGAATTTTCACTGACCCGGGATACACGCAATAGTCCTCTTTCAGCCACTCAAGGAATGCGTAATTCGATTAGTTTAGAGGTGGCCGGAGGTCCTTTTGGTTTTGATCGTGATTTTACAAAATATACGACCCGTAACAGTCTATATATTCCTCTTCCACTGGATTTAGTGTTGCGTTTGAGTGGTCAGGCGGGCCTCGTGGATAACTTTGGGGATTCAGATCGAGTCCCACTTTTTGAGCGTTTCTTTTTGGGAGGGGCAAACACCATTCGAGGTTTCAAATTTAGGGATGTGGGGCCTAAGGATGAAGAAGGAGAGCCCATTGGAGGTAAGTCGATGATTACGGGAAGTGCAGAGTTGACTTATCCTATTTTTGAAAAATTGAGAGGGGCCGTATTTTATGATACGGGAAATGTATACGAAGATTATGCCGATTTTGATCTGGGTGATTTAAGAACCGGTGTAGGTGTAGGATTAAGGTTAGACCTTCCTATTGGACCGATTCGGTTGGACTATGGATGGCCGATTGATCGGGATGAATTTCAGGATAGCGATGGTCGATTTGATTTTAACATTGGATATTCATTTTAAACTAACGATGATAAAGGAGAGAAAATCGGATGAAAAAAATGGCAATGTGGGCCGCGGTGTTGTTACTAGGATGTGCTGGGGTTTCTCAAGGGGAACTTAAGATTGCTTATGTGGATGTAGAGAAGGTTTTTAATGAATATGATGTCACTAAACAAAATGATGCAAAGTTGAAAGAAGAAGGAAAAGGTAAGACCCAAGAAAGAACAGGCATGGTTGATGAGATTAAGAAGTTGAAAGATGAGGCAGAACTTTTAAGCGAAGGAGCTCGTAAAGAAAAAGAGGCCGCCATTGAAGAAAAATTGAAAACCCTTCGTGAATTTGATGAGAAAACGAAAGGGGAATTAAAAAATAAAAGAGATTATCTTCTAAAGAAAATTTTTGACGATATTCGAGTGACCATTGAAGAAATTGGGAAAAGTGAAAAATACGATCTTATTTTTAATGATCGGGCTTTGCTTTATAAAACCGCTTCTTTCGACATTACGGATAAAGTGACTCAAGCCATGAATGAAAAGGCAAAGAAAGAACCTGCTTCATCTGAGAAATCTTCTGAAGAAAAAGCAAAGGTGGAAGCAAAGGAAAAGAAGAAATAACTTTAAAAATCCAAAAATCAAATATCAAAAATCAAAATGACAATCTAAAACTTAAAATGTTTCCCTTGCAATGGCACTGGAGATTTTGGATTTTGATATGTCATTTTGCATTTTGATTTTTGTCATCATGAACTTTCAGTCCACCCAAGTGGATGAAAATAAAGAACATTATTGTACATTTTTTCTATTTTCATGACTGGATTTTAAATTAAAAATGAAAATAGCTATAGGTTGTAAGTTGTAAGTAAAAAATAATATGTAGGAAAATAATATGCAGGGTAGAGAAGAGAGAAATAGAATGGTTTTTACACTCAAAGAACTCACAGAACTCGTTGATGGACGTTTAATTGGAGATGGACAGATTTCCATTAAAGGAGTTAGTGGAATTAAAGAAGCTCAAGAAGGCGATATTACCTTTCTTGCAAATTTGAAATATCTTCCTTTTTTAGATGGGACACAGGCAAGTGCTGTCATCTTGGGTGAGGACATTTCTTTTAATGGGAAAAGGCCGCTCATCATTTGTAAAAATCCCTCTCTTGCCTTTTCAAAGGTTGTTGAAAAATTAAAACCATCAACGAATGGGTTTCATAAGGGAATTCATTCTACTGCTGTTATAGGAGAGCGTGTTCAGTTAGGGAAAGATGTTTCTGTGGGTCCTCATGCGGTGATTGAGGATGAGATCTCGATAGGTGATCAGACCGTTATAGGTGCAGGTTCTTTTGTGGGATATGGTTCTCATATTGGGAGGGAAACTTTGATCTATCCTCATGTGACGGTTCGTGAGGGAACTCAAATAGGTGCTCGCGTGATTATTCATAGTGGGACAGTGATTGGCAGCGATGGTTTTGGATTTGAAACAGTGAATGGGGTTCATCACAAAATTCCTCAAGTTGGAGTTGTTGTGATTGAGGATGATGTTGAAATAGGTGCAAATGTAACCGTTGACCGTGCGCGTTTTGGAAAGACGATGATTAAAAAGGGAACTAAAATTGATAATTTGGTCCAGGTGGCCCACAATGTTGAGATTGGTGAGCATTGTTTGATCGTCGCACAGGTTGGAATTTCTGGAACGACTAAGATTGGGCATCATGTGATCATTGGCGGCCAAGCAGGGCTTGTGGGACATGTTGAAGTAGGAGAGGGTTCGATTTTAGCTGCTAAAACGGGAATTTCTAAAGATGTACCCAAAGGGTCTATCATGTGGGGAAGTCCAGCCCTTCCCATTCAAGAAGAAAAGAAAAACATTGCCTATGTGCGTCGTTTAGGAAAGATGTTTGAAAAAATAAAAGAATTAGAAAAAAGAATTCAGGCTTTTGAAGGGAAATAACGTCATGTTTCAGCGGCAGAAGACGATTAAAAAGAAGGTAAGTTATTCGGGTATTGCCCTTCATACGGGCAATAAGACACGCGTTTCTTTTCTTCCGGCCCCTCATAATTATGGAATTGAGTTTGTTCGAATCGATCTTGCGAATCGTCCTGTCGTTAAAGCCAAACTTGAAAATGTAACAGGAGTAACGAGGGGAACAACGATTGAGGAAAATGGGGTGAAGGTTCATACCGTTGAACATGTCCTGGCGGCCCTCATGGGATGCGGCATTGACAATCTGATCATTGAAATGGAGGCCAATGAACCTCCGGTTGCCGATGGCAGTTCTCTGGCTTTTGTTGAAATGATTAAGGAGGCAGGGATTCAAGAACAGTCTTCTCCTAAAAAAAGTTTAAAGCTGATGAGACCGATTTATTATGAAGAAGGGGGAGCCAGTCTCGTTGCTCTTCCTTACGAAGGCTGCAGGATTTCTTTCACCCTTTCTTATAAAGATACGAGGATTAAGGATCAATATTATACCGTTGAGGTGAATGAGGAAAATTTTATTAAGGAAATTGCTCCGTGCCGCACCTTTTGTTTTTACCATGAAGTTGAGTATTTGATGAAAGAGGGATTGATCAAAGGGGGTAGCCTGGACAATGCAGTTGTGGTGGGACGAGATGCTATTTTTAGTAAAGAGAAACTTCGTTTTCCTGATGAATGTGTTCGTCATAAAATTTTAGATATCATTGGCGACCTCTATCTTTTAGGTAAACCGTTTAAGGCCCATGTCATTGCAATTAAGTCAGGGCATGCCATGAATTTTGAATTTGCAAAACGGTTGTTAGGGACTTTGACCCAAGAAGACCTGATTCACGAGTTTGTAACTTCTTAAAAAACGATAGAAACTTACTTCTAAACAAGGCGAGGTCAATTTATGGAAGTTCTTCTTGATAATGTGGCCATTCAGAACATCTTACCTCATCGTTATCCTTTCCTTTTAGTCGATCGAATTTTGGAGATG
Above is a window of Chlamydiota bacterium DNA encoding:
- the lpxC gene encoding UDP-3-O-[3-hydroxymyristoyl] N-acetylglucosamine deacetylase translates to MFQRQKTIKKKVSYSGIALHTGNKTRVSFLPAPHNYGIEFVRIDLANRPVVKAKLENVTGVTRGTTIEENGVKVHTVEHVLAALMGCGIDNLIIEMEANEPPVADGSSLAFVEMIKEAGIQEQSSPKKSLKLMRPIYYEEGGASLVALPYEGCRISFTLSYKDTRIKDQYYTVEVNEENFIKEIAPCRTFCFYHEVEYLMKEGLIKGGSLDNAVVVGRDAIFSKEKLRFPDECVRHKILDIIGDLYLLGKPFKAHVIAIKSGHAMNFEFAKRLLGTLTQEDLIHEFVTS
- a CDS encoding OmpH family outer membrane protein produces the protein MKKMAMWAAVLLLGCAGVSQGELKIAYVDVEKVFNEYDVTKQNDAKLKEEGKGKTQERTGMVDEIKKLKDEAELLSEGARKEKEAAIEEKLKTLREFDEKTKGELKNKRDYLLKKIFDDIRVTIEEIGKSEKYDLIFNDRALLYKTASFDITDKVTQAMNEKAKKEPASSEKSSEEKAKVEAKEKKK
- the lpxD gene encoding UDP-3-O-(3-hydroxymyristoyl)glucosamine N-acyltransferase, with product MVFTLKELTELVDGRLIGDGQISIKGVSGIKEAQEGDITFLANLKYLPFLDGTQASAVILGEDISFNGKRPLIICKNPSLAFSKVVEKLKPSTNGFHKGIHSTAVIGERVQLGKDVSVGPHAVIEDEISIGDQTVIGAGSFVGYGSHIGRETLIYPHVTVREGTQIGARVIIHSGTVIGSDGFGFETVNGVHHKIPQVGVVVIEDDVEIGANVTVDRARFGKTMIKKGTKIDNLVQVAHNVEIGEHCLIVAQVGISGTTKIGHHVIIGGQAGLVGHVEVGEGSILAAKTGISKDVPKGSIMWGSPALPIQEEKKNIAYVRRLGKMFEKIKELEKRIQAFEGK
- the bamA gene encoding outer membrane protein assembly factor BamA yields the protein MKRLVYIVLAVFGILSLGFSFAQEKEKVVKKVEVAGNLSVNKDLILSRVKTHSGSALLQSDLDDDLKRLYSMGHFSDVEVDVKDEFDGFIVTFVVVEKAIVKEIVFEGNKAFNEKKLKKQMKLNMGDRINETQLKEDVQAIKDFYKDKGYPNTKVDYSLSVDKEIGHAAIVIHVQEGVRVKVDRVAFVGNKAFREKRLRKVLKTRRPILFFGGNFKEDVFEEDKDRLLDFYRSEGYIDAKIDDVKTSYDASGKKMTLTIYVTEGKQYQVGEVVLEGNTTFPSADIAKLFKMTSGIIFTPDRLKTDVNQIRDYYLSKGYVDATVRPQTVLNEKTQRIDVLYSIEELGISYLDQIKIRGNTKTKDIVIRRELAVKPGEVFNGVKVRRSQERLMNLGYFKTVLMDIEPTDRPEKKNLLVDVEETKTGEIGFGVGFSSIDNLIGFVEMTQKNFDWKNFPTFTGDGQKLRIRAQVGTKRQDYTLSWTEPWLFDRPISFGMDLYRRDSRFLSDVYDERRTGGDLRLGKKIVEFVRADLTYKLEEDEIRHVSDSASDAIKQEAGTFDVSSMEFSLTRDTRNSPLSATQGMRNSISLEVAGGPFGFDRDFTKYTTRNSLYIPLPLDLVLRLSGQAGLVDNFGDSDRVPLFERFFLGGANTIRGFKFRDVGPKDEEGEPIGGKSMITGSAELTYPIFEKLRGAVFYDTGNVYEDYADFDLGDLRTGVGVGLRLDLPIGPIRLDYGWPIDRDEFQDSDGRFDFNIGYSF